In Candidatus Manganitrophaceae bacterium, one DNA window encodes the following:
- the rpoB gene encoding DNA-directed RNA polymerase subunit beta, translating into MAQSTENGTRERNDLSKISIQIPIPNLIEIQQQSYERFLQRDATTEQREDIGLQSAFTSVFPISDYNDTAMIEFIDYSIGSPKYDVQECLERGMTFAAPLKIRVRLVVWDKESKGDSKKVRDVREQEVYIGELPLMTENGTFLINGTERVVVSQLQRSPGAAFTHDKGRTHASGKVLYSARIIPYRGSWLDFEFDAKDILYVRIDRRRKLPATILLKAFAQVEGDKQEKKFTLAGREGKVEGGSLEESILKLFYPIEEVQITDGAFLRKLDPEIHSGIKAPIDFMDKKEKEVLAKEGAKMTKGVIKRMKTEGVKEIPYPKEELIGKAVLNDIIDPNTGEVLLERNHELTDAVLSKIVEAGISEIKVLYIDNIQVLPVIRDTLAVDKVASPDEAMVEIYRRLRPGETPTMETARLLFDNLFYNPKRYDLSPVGRLKLNKKLTLDLPLEQRTLTAPDIVEVIRYLVNLKTGKGEIEDIDHLGNRRVRSVGELLENQFRIGLVRMERTIKERMNLLDLETVLPHDLINAKPVIAVIKEFFGSSQLSQFMDQTNPLAEITHKRRLSALGPGGLTRERAGFEVRDVHPSHYGRICPIETPEGPNIGLITSLATYARVNEFGFIESPYRKVKNGRVTEEIEFISAIDGDKYVIAQANTKVDGKGKITADSISARYAGDFVMVPADRVEYMDVSPKQIVSVATALIPFLENDDANRALMGSNMQRQAVPLIATEAPFVGTGMEAIVARDSGYVVLAKRGGVVESVDATRIVVKAELTRKEKENASDDPEVALDVYNLIKFQRSNQNTCITQKPVITVGTRVKKGDVLADGPAIDQGELALGRNVLVAFMPWGGYNFEDAILISEKLVREDFFTSIHIEEFELEARDTKLGKEEITRDIPNVSEDALKNLDESGIIRIGAEVKPGDILVGKVTPKGETQLTPEEKLLRAIFGEKAGDVKDASLYVPPGIEGTVVDVKIFSRKSVEKDERTKSIENEDTIRLQRDHQDELRIIEEEKHKKIRKLLFGKLAGIDIVDPETGEILLKKKKKITKEILDRIPDEELKNISLNEPEEQEKIDRIEAFTKEQVDILQTIYDEKAGRLKRGDELPPGVIKLVKVFIAMKRKLQVGDKMAGRHGNKGVVSRVLPEEEMPYLPDGTPVEIVLNPLGVPSRMNVGQILETHLGWAAKALGMHVASPVFDGATEKEIKEMLAKAKLPTSGQTVLYDGKSGEAFTRAVTVGYMYMMKLHHLVDDKIHARSIGPYSLVTQQPLGGKAQFGGQRLGEMEVWALQAYGAASILQEFLTVKSDDVPGRSRIYEAIVKGENFLEPGLPESFNVLIKELQSLGLDVELIKGKE; encoded by the coding sequence ATGGCACAGAGCACCGAAAATGGTACCCGGGAGAGGAACGACTTATCCAAAATCAGCATTCAGATACCGATCCCGAATCTGATTGAGATCCAACAGCAGTCCTACGAGCGCTTCCTGCAGCGGGATGCAACCACCGAGCAGCGGGAAGATATCGGGCTGCAGTCGGCGTTCACGAGCGTCTTTCCGATCTCTGATTACAACGACACGGCGATGATCGAGTTCATCGATTATTCGATCGGAAGCCCGAAGTATGATGTGCAGGAGTGCTTGGAGCGGGGAATGACCTTTGCAGCCCCGTTGAAGATCCGCGTCCGGTTGGTCGTTTGGGATAAAGAGAGCAAAGGAGATTCGAAGAAGGTTCGCGACGTCCGGGAACAGGAGGTCTATATCGGTGAGCTTCCGCTCATGACCGAGAACGGCACCTTTCTGATCAACGGCACGGAGCGGGTGGTCGTCAGCCAGCTTCAGCGCTCTCCCGGCGCCGCATTTACACACGACAAAGGGAGAACGCACGCCAGCGGCAAAGTGCTCTATTCGGCCCGGATTATCCCCTATCGCGGCTCATGGCTCGATTTCGAATTCGACGCAAAAGACATTCTCTATGTCCGAATCGATCGCCGCCGCAAACTTCCCGCCACCATTCTCTTGAAAGCCTTCGCGCAAGTAGAAGGGGACAAGCAGGAGAAGAAGTTCACCCTGGCCGGACGGGAAGGAAAGGTCGAAGGGGGAAGCTTGGAGGAGTCGATCCTCAAGCTCTTCTACCCGATCGAAGAGGTCCAGATCACCGACGGCGCGTTTTTGAGAAAGCTTGATCCCGAGATCCACTCCGGGATCAAAGCGCCGATCGACTTCATGGATAAGAAAGAAAAAGAGGTCCTCGCCAAAGAAGGGGCCAAGATGACCAAAGGGGTCATCAAGCGGATGAAGACCGAAGGGGTCAAGGAGATCCCGTATCCGAAGGAAGAGTTGATCGGAAAGGCGGTCCTCAATGACATCATCGATCCGAACACCGGCGAGGTTCTGCTGGAGCGCAACCATGAATTAACCGATGCGGTTCTGTCGAAGATCGTCGAGGCCGGCATCAGTGAAATCAAGGTGCTCTATATCGACAACATCCAGGTTCTTCCGGTGATTCGGGATACACTGGCGGTCGACAAGGTCGCCTCTCCCGATGAGGCGATGGTTGAGATCTACCGACGCCTTCGTCCGGGGGAGACCCCGACGATGGAGACGGCGCGCCTTCTCTTCGACAATCTCTTTTATAACCCGAAACGGTATGACCTCTCGCCGGTCGGACGGTTGAAGCTAAACAAGAAGCTCACCCTGGATCTCCCGTTGGAGCAGCGGACGCTGACGGCGCCGGACATCGTCGAAGTGATCCGGTACCTGGTCAATCTGAAAACCGGAAAGGGTGAGATCGAGGATATCGATCATCTCGGCAACCGGCGTGTCCGATCGGTCGGGGAATTGCTCGAGAATCAGTTCCGGATCGGATTGGTCCGGATGGAACGGACGATTAAAGAGCGGATGAACCTGCTCGATCTCGAGACGGTCTTGCCGCATGATCTGATCAATGCCAAGCCGGTGATCGCCGTCATCAAAGAGTTCTTCGGAAGCAGCCAGCTCTCGCAATTTATGGATCAGACCAATCCGCTGGCGGAGATCACCCACAAGCGGCGTCTCTCCGCCCTCGGTCCCGGCGGTTTGACCCGGGAGCGGGCCGGATTCGAGGTTCGCGACGTTCATCCAAGTCATTACGGCCGGATCTGCCCGATCGAGACGCCGGAAGGGCCCAACATCGGCTTGATCACCTCTTTGGCGACGTATGCGCGCGTCAACGAGTTCGGCTTCATCGAATCTCCGTATCGGAAGGTGAAGAACGGGCGGGTGACCGAGGAGATCGAATTCATCTCGGCGATCGATGGCGATAAATATGTCATCGCTCAGGCGAATACCAAGGTCGACGGCAAAGGGAAGATCACCGCCGACAGCATCTCTGCACGGTATGCAGGCGATTTCGTGATGGTGCCGGCAGACCGGGTGGAATATATGGACGTCTCGCCGAAACAGATCGTCAGCGTCGCGACCGCGTTGATCCCCTTCTTGGAGAACGACGATGCGAACCGGGCGCTGATGGGATCGAACATGCAACGTCAGGCGGTGCCGTTGATTGCCACCGAGGCCCCGTTTGTCGGGACCGGGATGGAGGCGATCGTGGCGCGCGATTCCGGCTATGTCGTTTTGGCGAAACGGGGCGGCGTCGTGGAAAGTGTCGATGCAACCCGAATCGTCGTAAAGGCGGAGCTGACACGCAAGGAGAAGGAGAACGCTTCCGACGATCCGGAGGTGGCGCTCGATGTCTACAATCTGATCAAGTTCCAGCGGTCGAACCAGAACACCTGCATCACCCAAAAGCCGGTCATCACGGTCGGAACGCGGGTGAAAAAGGGAGATGTTCTCGCAGATGGTCCCGCCATCGATCAGGGTGAGCTGGCGCTCGGCCGGAACGTGCTGGTTGCTTTCATGCCGTGGGGCGGGTATAACTTCGAAGATGCGATCCTCATCTCCGAAAAGCTGGTGAGGGAAGACTTCTTCACCTCGATTCACATCGAAGAGTTCGAGCTCGAAGCCCGCGATACCAAGCTCGGTAAAGAAGAGATCACGCGCGACATTCCGAACGTCAGCGAAGATGCGTTGAAGAACCTCGACGAGTCGGGGATCATCCGAATCGGCGCCGAGGTGAAGCCGGGAGATATCCTGGTCGGAAAGGTCACTCCGAAAGGGGAGACTCAGCTGACGCCGGAAGAAAAGCTGCTCCGTGCGATCTTCGGCGAAAAGGCGGGCGATGTGAAAGATGCGTCGCTCTATGTGCCGCCGGGGATTGAAGGAACCGTCGTCGATGTGAAGATCTTCTCTCGTAAAAGTGTCGAGAAAGATGAGCGGACGAAGAGCATCGAGAACGAAGATACGATCCGGCTGCAGCGCGACCATCAGGACGAGCTCCGGATCATCGAAGAGGAAAAGCACAAGAAGATCCGAAAGCTCTTGTTCGGGAAGCTGGCCGGGATCGATATCGTCGATCCGGAGACCGGCGAAATCCTTCTGAAGAAGAAGAAAAAGATCACGAAGGAGATCCTCGACCGGATTCCGGATGAGGAGTTGAAGAACATCTCCCTCAACGAGCCGGAAGAGCAGGAGAAGATCGATCGGATCGAGGCCTTTACCAAGGAGCAGGTCGATATCTTACAGACGATCTACGACGAGAAGGCGGGCCGCCTGAAGCGAGGCGACGAGCTTCCTCCGGGGGTCATCAAACTCGTCAAGGTCTTCATCGCGATGAAGCGGAAGCTTCAGGTCGGCGACAAGATGGCCGGTCGTCATGGCAACAAGGGGGTTGTCTCCCGCGTCCTGCCGGAAGAGGAGATGCCGTATCTTCCGGATGGAACACCGGTGGAGATTGTTCTGAACCCGCTCGGCGTCCCCTCTCGTATGAACGTCGGGCAGATCTTGGAGACCCATCTCGGTTGGGCGGCGAAAGCGCTCGGAATGCATGTGGCGAGCCCGGTTTTCGACGGCGCAACGGAGAAAGAGATCAAGGAGATGCTGGCAAAGGCGAAACTCCCGACCTCCGGTCAGACGGTCCTCTATGATGGGAAAAGCGGGGAAGCGTTCACCCGGGCCGTTACGGTCGGTTATATGTATATGATGAAACTCCATCACCTGGTCGATGACAAGATCCACGCGCGCTCGATCGGCCCCTACTCTCTGGTGACGCAGCAGCCGCTCGGCGGAAAAGCGCAGTTCGGCGGACAGCGGCTCGGAGAAATGGAGGTCTGGGCGCTTCAGGCGTACGGTGCTGCATCGATTCTGCAGGAGTTCCTCACGGTGAAATCAGACGATGTCCCCGGTCGCTCCCGAATCTACGAGGCGATCGTCAAGGGAGAGAACTTCCTTGAGCCGGGACTGCCGGAGTCGTTCAACGTGTTGATCAAAGAGCTCCAAAGCTTGGGGCTCGATGTGGAGTTGATCAAGGGGAAAGAGTAA
- a CDS encoding 30S ribosomal protein S12 — protein MPTINQLIKRGRERAHSKTKSPALKESPQKRGVCVRVYTTTPKKPNSALRKVARVRLTNGIEVTSYIPGVGHNLQEHSIVLVRGGRVKDLPGVRYHIVRGALDTVGVANRKQGRSKYGAKTPK, from the coding sequence GTGCCGACCATTAACCAACTGATCAAGCGGGGACGCGAGAGAGCGCACTCGAAAACAAAAAGTCCCGCCCTGAAGGAATCTCCGCAAAAGAGGGGGGTCTGTGTTCGCGTCTACACGACGACACCGAAGAAACCGAACTCCGCTTTGAGAAAAGTGGCGCGTGTTCGTCTGACCAACGGCATTGAAGTGACCTCTTATATTCCGGGTGTCGGCCACAACCTTCAGGAACACTCGATCGTATTGGTTCGGGGTGGAAGGGTGAAAGATCTCCCGGGCGTTCGCTACCATATCGTTCGCGGCGCGCTCGACACGGTCGGCGTCGCGAATAGGAAACAGGGTCGTTCCAAATACGGGGCTAAAACGCCCAAATAG
- the rpoC gene encoding DNA-directed RNA polymerase subunit beta', translating to METTSKVDAISSLFEKSKDPISFDAIRIRIASPEKIRSWSYGEVKKPETINYRSFKPERDGLFCARIFGPIKDWECNCGKYKRMKHRGIVCDKCGVEVIQSKVRRERMGHIELASPVAHIWFLKGVPSRIGALLDMTLKQLERVLYFENYVVVDPKDTDLKEKEILTEDRYRALIEEHGVNGFRADMGAEAIRELLRKIDLDPLWDELHVKVADASSAAVKKKLTKRLKVIESFRKSGNRPEWMILDVVPVLPPELRPLVPLDGGRFATSDLNDLYRRVINRNNRLKRLIELKAPAVIIRNEKRMLQESVDALFDNGRRGRAIRGPNKRPLKSLSDMLKGKQGRFRQNLLGKRVDYSGRSVIVVGPELKLHQCGLPKKMALELFKPYIFQKLEDRGYVTTIKSAKKMVEKEKPEVWDVLDEVIREHPVLLNRAPTLHRLGIQAFDPVLVEGKAIRLHPLVCAAFNADFDGDQMAVHVPLSVEAQIEARILMMSINNILSPASGKPIMVPSQDMVLGCYWLTKERAGSRGEGKTFSSDEEVRIAYDHEEVEEHARIKVKKNGSLVETTVGRVILGEILPPSIPFAAINKVLNKKELMKLIDTAYREAGHRETVLLLDRVKEMGYYYATRAGLSICIDDMHIPSKKEVSIEKAKKEVLEIEKQYAEGLITNGERYNKVVDIWAHVTEVVASEMMKELAQEEENVKKGSNKAKGAQFNSIYMMADSGARGSTQQIRQLGGMRGLMAKPSGEIIETPITANFREGLTVLQYFISTHGARKGLADTALKTANSGYLTRRLVDIAQDVIINDLDCGTVDGITVTSLVEGGEVIEPLEERLLGRIAAEEIRDPITGELICALNEELDERRTQEVIDAGIDKVKIRSVLTCQARRGVCVRCYGRDLARGRLVERGEAVGVIAAQSIGEPGTQLTMRTFHIGGTASKVIEQTVLEAKNTGILKYLNLNTVKNKDGDMVAMNRNGKIAIYDDTGREKEKYSVVYGARIKVKDGGRVEASQKLVEWDPYSLSILTEVGGKVAFGDIVEGQTMREEVDEVTGLSRRVIVDYPGSNLRPRVSIKDDGGKTAKISSSAAVARYLLPAGAHILVERGQTVSPGDVLAKIPRETTKTKDITGGLPRVAELFEARKPKEQAVISEIDGTVEYGGFVKGMRKVIVRNEMGDAREYYIPKGKHVNVHEGDWVHAGEPLMDGSANPHDILDVLGPKELQKYLVDEVQEVYRLQGVSINDKHIEIIVRQMLRKVKVEEPGDTEFLIGTQVDKFAFQAENDRVMAKGGRPAIGKPILLGITKAALSTDSFISAASFQETTRVLTEAAISGKTDDLLGLKENVIVGRLIPAGTGLGSYRDVYVRVPQQEEAAVATQEAVPALPAPTEEPAASE from the coding sequence ATGGAGACAACAAGTAAGGTCGATGCGATTAGCAGTCTGTTCGAGAAATCGAAAGACCCGATCTCTTTTGATGCCATCCGTATTCGTATCGCCTCGCCCGAGAAGATTCGCTCTTGGTCCTACGGCGAGGTGAAAAAGCCAGAGACGATCAACTACCGCTCTTTTAAGCCGGAGCGGGATGGGCTCTTTTGCGCCCGGATCTTTGGCCCCATCAAGGACTGGGAGTGCAACTGCGGAAAATACAAGCGGATGAAACATCGTGGAATCGTCTGCGATAAATGCGGCGTGGAGGTGATCCAGTCGAAGGTGCGTCGCGAGCGGATGGGGCATATCGAGCTCGCCTCTCCCGTGGCGCATATCTGGTTTTTAAAGGGGGTTCCGAGCCGCATCGGCGCACTGCTCGACATGACGTTGAAGCAGCTCGAGCGGGTGCTCTATTTTGAAAACTATGTGGTGGTCGATCCGAAGGATACCGACCTGAAAGAGAAAGAGATCCTGACCGAAGACCGCTATCGCGCTCTGATCGAGGAGCATGGGGTCAACGGATTCCGCGCCGACATGGGGGCCGAGGCGATTCGTGAATTGTTAAGGAAGATCGACCTCGATCCGCTCTGGGACGAGCTGCATGTGAAGGTCGCCGACGCAAGCTCGGCCGCGGTGAAGAAGAAGCTGACGAAGCGGCTGAAGGTCATCGAATCGTTCCGGAAGTCGGGAAACCGTCCGGAGTGGATGATCCTCGATGTCGTTCCGGTCCTGCCGCCTGAGCTCCGTCCACTGGTTCCGTTGGACGGGGGACGGTTTGCGACATCGGATTTGAACGATCTCTATCGCCGCGTCATCAACCGGAACAACCGGCTCAAGCGGCTGATCGAGCTGAAGGCGCCGGCGGTCATCATCCGAAACGAGAAGCGGATGCTGCAGGAATCGGTCGATGCCCTCTTCGACAATGGGCGTCGCGGGCGCGCGATTCGCGGACCGAACAAGCGGCCGTTGAAGTCGCTCTCCGACATGCTCAAGGGAAAACAGGGGCGGTTCCGTCAGAACCTCCTCGGAAAGCGGGTCGATTACTCGGGACGGTCGGTGATCGTCGTCGGGCCGGAGCTCAAGCTCCATCAATGCGGCCTGCCGAAGAAGATGGCGCTCGAGCTCTTTAAACCCTACATCTTTCAGAAGCTGGAAGATCGCGGTTATGTCACCACGATCAAGAGCGCCAAGAAGATGGTGGAGAAAGAGAAGCCGGAGGTTTGGGATGTGCTCGACGAGGTGATCCGCGAGCATCCGGTGCTGTTGAACCGGGCGCCGACGCTGCACCGTCTCGGCATTCAGGCGTTCGATCCGGTGTTGGTCGAGGGGAAGGCGATTCGTCTTCATCCGCTCGTCTGCGCCGCATTCAACGCCGACTTCGACGGAGACCAGATGGCGGTGCATGTTCCGCTCTCGGTCGAAGCACAAATCGAAGCGCGTATTCTGATGATGTCGATCAACAACATCCTCTCGCCCGCCAGCGGCAAGCCGATCATGGTTCCCTCTCAAGACATGGTCCTCGGCTGCTATTGGCTGACGAAAGAGCGCGCCGGCTCACGGGGAGAAGGGAAGACCTTCTCTTCCGACGAGGAGGTGCGGATTGCGTACGACCATGAAGAGGTCGAAGAGCATGCTCGGATCAAGGTCAAGAAAAACGGCAGCTTGGTCGAGACGACCGTCGGACGGGTGATCCTGGGAGAGATTCTTCCCCCCTCGATTCCGTTTGCGGCGATCAACAAGGTGCTCAACAAGAAAGAGCTGATGAAGCTGATCGACACCGCCTACCGCGAGGCAGGTCATCGCGAGACCGTCCTTCTTCTCGATCGGGTGAAGGAGATGGGCTACTACTACGCCACCAGAGCGGGCCTCTCCATCTGCATCGACGACATGCATATTCCGTCAAAGAAGGAAGTGTCGATCGAAAAGGCCAAAAAAGAGGTGTTGGAGATCGAGAAGCAGTATGCGGAAGGGCTCATCACCAACGGCGAGCGATACAACAAGGTCGTCGATATCTGGGCGCATGTGACCGAAGTCGTCGCCAGCGAGATGATGAAAGAGCTGGCCCAAGAAGAAGAGAATGTCAAGAAAGGCTCCAACAAGGCGAAGGGGGCGCAGTTCAACTCGATCTACATGATGGCCGATTCCGGCGCCCGCGGCAGCACGCAGCAGATCCGTCAGCTCGGCGGAATGAGAGGGTTGATGGCGAAGCCGTCCGGCGAGATCATCGAAACCCCGATCACCGCCAACTTCCGGGAAGGGTTGACCGTGTTGCAGTACTTCATCTCGACGCACGGCGCCCGAAAGGGTCTGGCCGACACCGCGTTGAAGACGGCGAACTCCGGCTATCTGACACGGCGTCTGGTCGATATCGCCCAGGATGTCATCATCAATGACCTCGATTGCGGAACGGTCGATGGGATTACCGTCACCTCCCTGGTCGAAGGGGGAGAGGTGATTGAGCCGTTGGAAGAGCGTCTCCTCGGTCGGATCGCCGCGGAAGAGATTCGCGACCCGATCACCGGCGAGCTCATTTGTGCCCTGAACGAAGAACTGGATGAGCGACGAACCCAAGAGGTGATCGATGCCGGTATCGACAAGGTGAAGATCCGCTCGGTGTTGACCTGCCAGGCGCGTCGCGGTGTCTGCGTCCGATGTTACGGACGGGATCTGGCCCGCGGTCGGTTGGTGGAACGGGGCGAGGCGGTCGGCGTCATTGCAGCACAGTCGATCGGCGAGCCGGGAACACAGCTGACGATGAGAACATTCCACATCGGCGGTACGGCGAGCAAGGTGATCGAGCAGACCGTTCTGGAGGCGAAGAATACCGGTATTCTCAAATACCTTAACCTCAACACGGTGAAAAACAAAGACGGCGACATGGTCGCCATGAACCGGAACGGAAAGATCGCCATCTATGATGATACCGGCCGTGAAAAAGAGAAATACTCGGTCGTCTATGGCGCCCGGATCAAGGTCAAAGACGGCGGACGGGTCGAAGCGAGCCAGAAGCTGGTCGAATGGGATCCCTATTCTCTCTCAATCTTGACCGAGGTCGGCGGAAAGGTCGCCTTCGGAGACATCGTCGAAGGGCAGACGATGCGGGAAGAGGTCGATGAGGTCACCGGATTGTCAAGAAGGGTGATCGTCGATTATCCCGGATCGAATCTTCGGCCCCGGGTTTCTATTAAAGACGACGGCGGGAAGACGGCGAAGATCTCCAGCTCCGCCGCCGTGGCGCGCTACCTGTTGCCGGCGGGAGCTCATATTCTCGTCGAACGGGGGCAGACGGTTTCTCCGGGAGATGTCCTGGCGAAAATTCCGCGTGAAACGACGAAGACCAAAGACATCACCGGCGGTCTTCCCCGCGTGGCCGAGCTCTTCGAGGCAAGAAAACCGAAAGAGCAGGCGGTCATCTCCGAAATCGATGGAACCGTCGAATACGGCGGGTTCGTCAAAGGAATGCGGAAAGTGATCGTCCGGAACGAGATGGGCGACGCCCGCGAGTATTACATCCCGAAGGGAAAACATGTCAACGTCCATGAGGGAGACTGGGTCCATGCCGGAGAGCCGTTGATGGACGGCTCCGCCAATCCGCACGACATTCTCGACGTCCTCGGACCGAAAGAACTTCAGAAATATCTGGTCGATGAAGTGCAGGAGGTCTACCGGCTGCAGGGGGTCTCGATCAACGACAAGCATATTGAGATCATCGTCCGTCAGATGCTCCGGAAGGTGAAGGTGGAAGAGCCGGGGGATACCGAGTTCCTGATCGGCACCCAGGTCGACAAGTTCGCCTTCCAGGCGGAGAACGATCGGGTCATGGCCAAGGGTGGACGGCCGGCGATCGGAAAACCAATTCTGCTCGGCATCACCAAGGCAGCCCTTTCGACCGACAGCTTCATCTCGGCGGCCTCCTTCCAGGAGACGACGCGGGTGTTGACCGAAGCGGCGATCAGCGGAAAAACCGACGATCTCTTGGGTCTGAAGGAGAATGTCATCGTCGGGCGGCTCATCCCGGCCGGAACGGGGCTCGGATCGTATCGAGATGTCTATGTGAGGGTGCCTCAGCAGGAGGAAGCGGCCGTCGCCACACAGGAGGCGGTCCCGGCGCTGCCGGCACCGACGGAGGAGCCTGCGGCATCGGAATAA
- the rpsG gene encoding 30S ribosomal protein S7, with product MPRRRVAAKREILPDLKFGDRLIAKFINMLMRQGKRSIAEGICYSALDVIKQKSGSDPIKVFKAAIDNVKPMVEVKSRRVGGASYQVPVEIRQNRRTTLALRWITLYAKQRSGRSMEEKLAAELLDASNNTGGAVKKREDTHKMAEANKAFAHYRW from the coding sequence ATGCCAAGGCGAAGAGTAGCGGCAAAAAGAGAAATTCTTCCGGATCTGAAATTCGGCGATCGCTTGATCGCAAAGTTTATCAACATGCTGATGCGGCAAGGGAAGCGGAGCATCGCTGAGGGGATCTGTTACAGCGCGCTTGATGTCATTAAGCAGAAGAGCGGCTCAGATCCAATCAAGGTTTTCAAGGCGGCCATCGATAATGTAAAGCCGATGGTGGAGGTGAAGTCCCGTCGTGTCGGCGGGGCCTCTTATCAGGTTCCGGTGGAGATTCGTCAGAATCGCCGGACCACGCTGGCGCTCCGTTGGATCACTCTTTACGCCAAACAGCGTTCGGGAAGAAGCATGGAAGAGAAGCTGGCCGCCGAGCTGCTGGACGCGTCGAACAATACGGGCGGCGCTGTTAAGAAGCGAGAGGATACGCACAAGATGGCCGAGGCCAATAAAGCCTTTGCCCATTATCGCTGGTAA